From one Mytilus galloprovincialis chromosome 13, xbMytGall1.hap1.1, whole genome shotgun sequence genomic stretch:
- the LOC143057699 gene encoding uncharacterized protein LOC143057699, whose translation MVKETTTLGDGRSADSFRPQDIQVPNIVVWESTRQVQNWELAYVSEKIAEQPKNQWRIRQQMETIYGRQKLEYLEDRDRALKGEVFYTCLLKWRRQQENGLAQICKLAQLLRETGFLEVAESLQP comes from the exons ATGGTAAAAGAGACAACCACATTGGGAGATGGGAGATCTGCAGATTCCTTCAGACCACAAGATATCCAAGTACCTAATATTGTTGTTTGGG AATCTACAAGACAGGTACAGAATTGGGAATTAGCCTATGTATCTGAAAAAATAGCAGAACAACCTAAAAACCAATGGAGAATAAGACAACAGA tGGAAACAATATATGGAAGACAGAAATTAGAATATTTAGAAGACAGAGATAGAGCATTAAAAGGAGAAGTGTTTTACACATGTTTACTGAAGTGGAGAAGACAACAAGAAAATGGACTCGCTCAAATATGCAAATTAGCACAGCTTCTCAGAGAGACAGGGTTTCTGGAGGTTGCAGAATCACTACAGCCTTGA